Proteins found in one Lutimonas zeaxanthinifaciens genomic segment:
- a CDS encoding sensor histidine kinase — MRQKEQSFKSALTILVVFLLVPIGIMAQKEKIAFEKYGVEEGLPEEYVTSMIQDDQGFIWATTQNGLVKFDGYDIKVIRGDRNINDSTKLKFRHLGGGIIKSRDGKLWLGGLHQGGIASYDPKTERFNNFLRNSKDSTGIPFEMNRLQFEDSNDNIWFVSRSLDGDTAVVARINTKTNSIKTYPYIIQGFKYNEIVLNFRILEADIDKSIWLLEDKGQLRVFNREKDTFEIVIPTGSVIPGTGVKDTLKGIVNGKKHFVLNGIKGFYIWDPVKNEANKSYTNIVGNGQLLSSDPLIFAFGDSEGQFWLLQDGGNITVVNPYNQKVSKYTWGKESLDFNKGIDNCWLLFPLIQDSKGIWFQAYCEERDYAFVYYEHSTHSFKYYNNQFFDFKNQLPSRGNPIKVLEDKTGLKWLATRPYFYKQSPKARRIDLYLQNAQDEFWIPSDTIYHLVEDTKNRLWVGTESGIALKLPNNNFHQYYFNDSDGRKKDLGPISSIHEDTKGRIWVGNSHSGLFLFNEKKQVFDRIKIFETVSDRNEVQVSEDRLGNIWASIRNRGVYVLNSELLTIEAKFEPRNKDEHGLMSYRISYLFKDSEGDMWLGDPGNNDFGLYKYLAEQNRFKNYQYSANDSLTLINNEIRGIYEDDMSRMWVGTDGGLCLYDRESDVFFRNNREFDLPSVQLHEKAGNGRVWVTAYSGGGLALVGPGVNDVELFGEEKGLLHNDANNAVMDDQGRLWIPTQRGLSVFDTLSKTYTSYFEKDGYQKNGRWNPAVKTSNGDIWIGGMNGLNRIFPNYLFKKDSTQPAVLITSVGILDSLYSAPDGSIFKEAVSYTTEIKLKHWQKDLSFEFVALHYLRSEENLYSWKLENYDNKWSSPSKQREVSYTNLSPGNYVFRVKGSNADGIWNEEGASIRIIIAPPWWFTWWAYVVYALIAGLIGLQVHKFQKARTLRIARQNAQEKELAQAREIEKAYSELKSTQAQLIQSEKMASLGELTAGIAHEIQNPLNFVNNFSEVSNELLDELNEEIEKGDLGEVKGISEDLKLNLEKINHHGKRADSIVKGMLHHSRGSDGEKELTDINALADEYLRLAYHGLRAKDKSFNVTMKTDFDKRISEIKLVAQDVGRVVLNLITNAFYAVDEKKKSGIENYEPTVTVGTKKVGKNIEIKVVDNGNGIPEKVLDKIFQPFFTTKPTGQGTGLGLSLSYDIVTAHGGELSVETKENTGTEFKIILPI; from the coding sequence ATGAGACAGAAAGAACAGTCATTTAAATCAGCATTAACCATTCTTGTGGTGTTCTTATTGGTCCCAATAGGCATAATGGCTCAAAAAGAGAAAATTGCTTTCGAAAAATATGGGGTGGAAGAAGGACTTCCCGAAGAATATGTTACTTCTATGATTCAGGATGATCAAGGTTTTATTTGGGCCACTACGCAAAATGGACTGGTAAAATTTGACGGTTATGATATCAAGGTGATAAGAGGAGATAGAAACATTAATGATTCGACCAAACTTAAGTTTAGACATTTAGGTGGAGGAATTATAAAATCCAGGGATGGAAAACTATGGCTCGGAGGATTACATCAAGGAGGCATAGCATCATATGATCCAAAAACAGAAAGATTTAATAATTTTCTTCGGAACTCTAAAGATTCAACAGGAATCCCTTTTGAAATGAATAGATTGCAATTTGAGGATTCAAATGATAATATTTGGTTCGTGAGCCGCTCATTGGATGGAGACACAGCTGTCGTTGCAAGAATAAATACAAAGACGAATTCGATTAAGACTTATCCATACATAATTCAAGGATTCAAGTATAACGAAATAGTATTAAACTTTAGGATTTTAGAAGCTGATATAGATAAAAGTATTTGGCTTCTTGAAGATAAGGGTCAATTAAGAGTGTTTAATAGAGAAAAAGATACTTTTGAAATAGTTATCCCTACAGGTTCTGTCATTCCTGGAACGGGAGTCAAGGATACCCTGAAGGGTATTGTCAATGGTAAAAAACATTTTGTTTTAAATGGAATCAAAGGATTTTATATCTGGGATCCCGTAAAAAATGAAGCAAATAAGAGTTATACAAATATTGTAGGGAATGGTCAATTGCTGTCTTCTGATCCTTTGATATTTGCTTTCGGGGATTCAGAAGGTCAGTTCTGGTTACTTCAGGATGGAGGGAACATAACGGTGGTAAATCCTTATAATCAAAAAGTCTCAAAATATACTTGGGGTAAGGAATCCTTGGATTTCAATAAGGGTATAGATAATTGTTGGTTATTATTTCCGCTTATTCAAGATTCAAAAGGAATTTGGTTCCAAGCCTATTGCGAAGAAAGAGACTATGCCTTTGTTTATTATGAGCATTCAACACATTCTTTTAAATACTATAATAATCAGTTTTTTGATTTTAAAAATCAATTACCTTCGAGAGGTAACCCTATCAAAGTACTTGAAGATAAAACAGGCCTTAAATGGCTTGCTACTCGTCCTTATTTTTATAAACAATCTCCAAAGGCAAGAAGGATAGACTTATATCTTCAAAATGCACAAGATGAATTCTGGATACCTTCAGATACAATATACCATTTAGTTGAAGATACTAAGAACAGGCTTTGGGTCGGAACGGAATCAGGTATCGCTCTAAAACTTCCAAATAATAATTTCCATCAGTATTACTTTAATGATTCCGATGGCCGTAAAAAAGATTTGGGTCCAATAAGCTCTATACATGAGGATACCAAAGGTAGAATATGGGTGGGAAACTCGCACAGTGGCCTTTTCCTATTCAATGAAAAAAAACAGGTATTTGACAGGATTAAGATTTTTGAAACTGTTTCTGACAGAAATGAGGTTCAGGTTAGTGAAGACAGACTTGGGAATATTTGGGCATCTATTAGAAATAGGGGGGTTTACGTATTGAATAGTGAATTGTTGACAATTGAAGCAAAATTCGAACCTCGAAACAAAGATGAACATGGATTGATGAGTTATAGAATCAGTTATCTGTTTAAAGATTCCGAAGGAGATATGTGGTTAGGAGATCCCGGAAATAATGATTTCGGACTTTACAAATATTTGGCGGAACAAAATAGATTTAAGAATTATCAATACAGTGCAAACGATTCTTTAACTTTAATAAATAATGAAATTCGAGGTATCTATGAAGATGATATGAGCAGAATGTGGGTTGGAACAGATGGAGGGTTGTGTTTATATGATCGCGAGTCAGATGTTTTTTTTAGAAACAATAGAGAATTTGATCTACCTAGTGTTCAGTTGCATGAAAAGGCGGGTAATGGAAGGGTTTGGGTGACAGCCTACAGTGGAGGAGGATTAGCACTGGTGGGCCCCGGCGTGAATGATGTAGAGCTATTTGGTGAGGAAAAAGGTCTGCTGCATAATGATGCCAATAATGCTGTCATGGATGATCAGGGACGGCTATGGATTCCAACCCAAAGGGGGTTGTCGGTTTTTGACACCTTGTCTAAAACTTATACAAGTTACTTTGAGAAAGATGGATATCAAAAAAATGGTAGGTGGAATCCTGCCGTAAAAACGAGTAACGGAGATATCTGGATAGGTGGTATGAATGGCTTAAACAGGATTTTTCCAAATTATTTGTTTAAAAAGGATTCAACCCAGCCGGCTGTTTTAATAACTTCTGTTGGAATTTTAGATTCGTTATATTCAGCTCCGGATGGTTCTATTTTTAAGGAAGCTGTCTCTTATACCACTGAAATCAAATTAAAGCATTGGCAAAAGGATTTGAGTTTTGAGTTTGTGGCCTTACATTATCTAAGATCAGAAGAAAATCTCTATTCCTGGAAACTGGAAAATTATGACAATAAATGGTCATCTCCCTCAAAACAGAGGGAAGTGTCTTATACAAATTTATCTCCAGGAAATTATGTGTTTCGAGTTAAGGGCTCCAATGCAGATGGTATCTGGAATGAAGAGGGTGCTAGTATCCGGATAATTATCGCTCCGCCGTGGTGGTTTACTTGGTGGGCCTATGTTGTTTATGCTCTGATTGCAGGATTAATTGGGCTTCAGGTTCATAAATTTCAGAAGGCACGAACGTTGAGAATTGCAAGGCAAAATGCCCAGGAAAAAGAATTGGCTCAGGCCAGGGAAATTGAAAAAGCCTATTCAGAACTCAAAAGCACCCAGGCTCAACTGATTCAATCAGAAAAAATGGCCTCGCTTGGTGAGCTCACCGCAGGTATTGCTCATGAGATTCAGAATCCATTGAACTTTGTCAATAATTTTTCGGAAGTCAGTAATGAACTTTTGGATGAGTTGAATGAAGAAATAGAGAAGGGTGATCTTGGGGAAGTGAAAGGAATATCGGAAGATCTAAAGCTGAATCTGGAAAAAATAAACCATCATGGGAAAAGAGCGGACTCTATAGTGAAAGGAATGTTGCATCATAGCAGGGGGAGCGATGGAGAAAAGGAACTTACTGATATCAATGCCCTGGCTGATGAATATTTGAGGTTGGCCTACCACGGATTAAGAGCAAAGGACAAATCGTTTAATGTTACCATGAAAACAGATTTCGATAAGCGTATTAGCGAAATAAAATTAGTTGCTCAGGATGTTGGCAGGGTGGTGCTCAACTTGATCACGAATGCCTTTTATGCAGTAGATGAAAAAAAGAAATCCGGTATTGAAAATTATGAACCGACAGTGACTGTTGGAACCAAAAAAGTAGGGAAAAATATTGAAATAAAGGTTGTTGATAACGGAAATGGTATTCCCGAAAAGGTCCTTGATAAAATATTTCAACCCTTTTTTACAACCAAACCCACCGGGCAGGGAACAGGACTAGGCTTATCTTTAAGCTATGATATTGTAACGGCCCATGGAGGAGAGCTGAGCGTTGAAACTAAAGAGAATACAGGAACGGAGTTTAAAATTATTTTACCAATATAG
- a CDS encoding ATP-binding protein, giving the protein MKPTTKQERDIYKIYDTWLHSYLNGDVETYDSFFANDYHFIGSTNNEEFLNRKETTNFFRDTADQFSGKTELRNEKRVIEKFGELIILTHVFDAWFLNENEWTYYGRFRFTSTLQEKKEGWRFIYQHFSTTDSKTDEGETIGYDKVNAENQELREAIKRKTLELEQKNRKLEIESALERIRSRVTAMTKSSDLLDIVVSMREEFTQLGHRADYFWHMMWLPDKFEKAMTSGDGSKIGMIMELPRDFHSYYEGMDEWEASDEPSMILALEVEEAVDYIDKMITLGNFQQVDPKAPTLEDIRHIGGITFVMARTTRGEIGYSLPGVVRNPPEEDIKILERFAGVFDLAHRRFLDLQNAERQAREVEIELALERVRSRSMGMHESEELREVIKVIFEQMAKLNINAEHAGIVVDYEPKNDWHFWVAETQDIPSKITVPYLDLIWDRQFTEAKKKGEDFFATQLDFEEKNDFYKELLPHIKGLTKKARNFYFKCPGLAISTVVHEDIGLYIENFSGIPYSIDENSILRRFGKVFQQTYTRFLDLQKAEEQTRESQIEAALERVRARTMAMQKSEELGETAELLFQQVEELGIETWTTGFNIWNKDNNSFVDRVSLKYGFIEPYEVDCKAHPFFADLAKARNSGEDFHVFELEGTYLEEIYAIMAGMARLNFEKIKESGMTLPSRQFNHYVFGEEVSLMFITFEPCPEAWDIFKRFGKVFEQTYTRFLDLQKAEEQARESQIEAALERVRSKTMSMHNSKDMEDIVVTLFEEVLNLGLDSSMRCGLGILEGHERMETRSVNASPDGKVELRVGMLNMKIHPMLVGLKKAWEDGVEGYSYYYTKKDVRKYYEALNKEPEYPFNANLEALPEQEYHQSYFYSSGILFAFSENPITKESSGILSRFAAVFGQTYRRYLDLQKAEEQSREAQIELALERVRNRAMTMMNSDELGDLIITVFKELQGLDMELTRCLLWIFNKEDESAVAWMTNSEDPDRADHYRVPYHNHPAYKNYIKNWKLQLAEWEYDLKGKNKDNWDEILVEGFFKKLPRKVKNAMKAPKQIILSGSFNKYGLIQTAGLEPLSTENKGILKRFSQVFEQNYNRFLDLKKAEKQAREAQIEAALEKVRARTMAMQSSQELQDAANLLFLEVQGLGINAWSAGYNIVNERKTQSECWMSSEGELQDPFPLYFTKEASFKAMGKFLKSEDTFFVQELKGKALERHYNYMRSLPELKETFQHLDDAGLSLPTYQINHLCKFSKGFLLFITYEKDPDAHEIFRRFTNVFEQTYTRFQDLQKAENQSKEAQIELALERVRASTMAMHESKQLAETAQVLFEQFDLLGVIPDRISIAIYNEDKRLFELWATDQNGILVDHVHDFSIDEPTCMSKTYKAWKKGEESFVVDLQGKELEEWVQFVREDTQMEIDASQFRGRRVQHSAFFSNGYLMLSSHEPIPEEMMKLLLRFAKVFEQTYTRFLDLQKAELQAREAIKHASVDRVRAEIASMRTTKDLKRITPLIWNELNTLNVPFIRCGVFIMNEEEQMVQTYLSTPDGKAIASFDLPFDDTKPLTELLPHWRKKEMYTDFWDESAFIESTKILMNRGAISSKENYTTENRPTNLHLHFLPFLQGMLYVGSEVPLNKDELNLAHNLADAFSTAYSRYDDFKKLELANKKIEKTLVDLKQTQAQLIQSEKMASLGELTAGIAHEIQNPLNFVNNFSEVSHELLTEMIEELDNGDLEEVREITKDIEQNLEKINHHGHRASDIVKGMLQHSRSSSGEKELIDINALADEYLRLAYHGLRAKDKSFNSRMETDLEENLEKIKVVPQEIGRVILNLITNAFHTVSEKKKASAEPYDPIVRVSTKKVGKAIEIVVKDNGNGIPKKVQDKIFQPFFTTKPTGQGTGLGLSLSYDIVKAHGGELTVESSEKEGTELKIILPI; this is encoded by the coding sequence ATGAAACCTACCACCAAGCAAGAGAGAGACATATATAAAATATACGATACCTGGTTGCATAGCTATTTGAATGGTGATGTTGAAACCTATGATTCCTTTTTTGCCAATGATTACCATTTTATTGGTTCTACCAATAACGAAGAATTTCTCAACAGAAAGGAAACCACAAATTTTTTCAGAGATACTGCGGACCAGTTTTCAGGTAAAACTGAGTTAAGAAACGAAAAGAGGGTCATTGAAAAGTTTGGAGAACTGATCATCTTGACTCATGTTTTTGATGCCTGGTTTTTGAATGAGAATGAATGGACCTATTACGGACGGTTCAGATTTACCTCAACACTTCAGGAAAAAAAAGAGGGATGGCGCTTTATCTACCAGCATTTTTCGACTACCGATTCTAAAACAGATGAAGGTGAAACCATTGGCTATGATAAAGTGAATGCCGAAAATCAGGAGTTAAGAGAAGCGATAAAAAGAAAAACCCTTGAACTTGAACAAAAGAATCGAAAACTTGAAATTGAATCGGCCCTTGAAAGGATTCGTTCCAGGGTAACAGCTATGACGAAGTCTTCGGATTTACTTGATATCGTTGTTTCTATGCGAGAAGAATTTACTCAGCTTGGTCACAGGGCGGATTATTTCTGGCATATGATGTGGCTGCCCGATAAATTTGAAAAAGCAATGACTTCTGGTGATGGCAGCAAGATTGGGATGATCATGGAACTACCAAGAGATTTTCATAGCTACTATGAAGGCATGGATGAATGGGAAGCCAGTGACGAACCTAGTATGATCTTAGCCTTGGAAGTTGAAGAGGCAGTCGATTATATTGATAAGATGATCACTTTGGGAAACTTTCAACAAGTAGATCCGAAAGCTCCTACCTTGGAGGATATCAGACATATTGGTGGCATAACCTTTGTTATGGCACGTACCACCCGCGGTGAAATTGGATATAGTTTACCAGGAGTTGTCAGGAACCCGCCAGAGGAGGATATTAAGATTTTAGAGCGATTTGCAGGTGTTTTCGATCTTGCCCACAGAAGATTTCTTGATTTACAAAATGCAGAAAGACAGGCTCGAGAAGTTGAGATTGAATTGGCGCTGGAAAGAGTTAGATCAAGGTCAATGGGGATGCATGAAAGTGAGGAGCTTAGAGAGGTGATTAAGGTGATATTTGAACAGATGGCCAAGTTGAATATCAATGCGGAACATGCTGGCATTGTTGTGGACTATGAACCAAAGAACGATTGGCATTTTTGGGTAGCCGAGACTCAGGACATTCCTTCAAAGATTACTGTTCCCTATTTGGATTTGATTTGGGACAGGCAATTCACTGAGGCGAAAAAGAAGGGTGAAGATTTCTTTGCCACGCAACTTGATTTTGAAGAAAAGAATGACTTTTACAAGGAATTACTGCCCCACATAAAAGGATTAACTAAAAAAGCACGTAACTTTTATTTTAAATGCCCCGGACTGGCCATATCAACTGTCGTACACGAAGATATCGGCCTGTACATTGAAAACTTCTCAGGCATACCATATTCAATTGATGAAAATTCGATCCTTAGGAGGTTTGGTAAGGTATTCCAACAAACGTATACTCGTTTTCTAGACTTACAAAAAGCGGAAGAACAAACAAGAGAATCGCAAATTGAAGCTGCCTTAGAGCGCGTAAGGGCAAGGACTATGGCCATGCAAAAAAGTGAAGAACTGGGTGAAACCGCAGAATTGTTATTTCAACAAGTCGAAGAATTAGGAATTGAGACCTGGACCACCGGGTTTAATATATGGAATAAGGATAATAATTCTTTTGTTGACAGGGTCAGTCTTAAATATGGTTTTATTGAACCTTATGAAGTTGACTGTAAGGCCCATCCATTTTTTGCTGATTTAGCCAAAGCCAGGAACAGCGGAGAAGATTTTCATGTTTTTGAATTGGAAGGAACTTATCTTGAAGAGATTTATGCGATCATGGCAGGTATGGCCAGGCTAAATTTTGAGAAAATAAAGGAATCAGGAATGACCTTGCCATCTCGTCAATTCAATCATTATGTGTTTGGTGAAGAGGTCAGTCTTATGTTCATTACTTTTGAACCCTGTCCTGAGGCCTGGGACATCTTTAAGCGATTTGGTAAGGTTTTTGAACAGACGTACACTCGTTTTCTTGACCTCCAAAAAGCGGAAGAACAGGCAAGAGAATCGCAAATTGAAGCCGCATTGGAACGAGTTCGCTCTAAGACGATGTCCATGCATAATAGTAAGGATATGGAGGATATTGTCGTTACTTTATTTGAAGAGGTTTTGAATTTAGGTCTTGACAGTTCCATGCGATGCGGGCTTGGAATTCTGGAAGGTCATGAAAGAATGGAAACCCGATCTGTGAACGCGAGCCCTGACGGAAAAGTAGAGCTGAGAGTCGGAATGCTGAATATGAAAATTCATCCAATGCTGGTAGGTCTTAAAAAAGCATGGGAAGATGGAGTTGAAGGATATTCTTACTATTATACAAAAAAAGATGTTCGAAAGTACTATGAGGCATTAAACAAAGAACCTGAATATCCTTTTAATGCAAATTTAGAAGCCCTTCCTGAACAGGAATATCATCAAAGTTACTTTTATTCTTCAGGAATTCTATTTGCTTTTTCAGAGAATCCTATTACAAAGGAATCATCCGGAATTCTATCCAGATTTGCAGCAGTTTTTGGTCAGACGTACAGAAGGTATTTGGACCTTCAGAAAGCCGAGGAACAATCGAGAGAGGCACAAATAGAACTTGCGCTGGAACGTGTCAGGAACAGAGCAATGACCATGATGAACTCAGATGAACTTGGTGATCTTATCATCACCGTTTTTAAGGAATTACAAGGACTTGATATGGAGTTGACCCGTTGTCTTTTGTGGATTTTCAATAAAGAGGATGAATCTGCAGTGGCATGGATGACAAATTCAGAAGACCCTGATCGTGCGGATCATTATCGCGTACCTTATCATAATCATCCTGCTTATAAAAATTACATCAAAAACTGGAAACTTCAGTTGGCCGAATGGGAATACGATCTAAAGGGAAAGAACAAAGATAACTGGGATGAAATTCTGGTTGAAGGGTTTTTCAAAAAATTGCCAAGAAAAGTGAAGAATGCAATGAAGGCTCCTAAGCAGATTATCCTTTCGGGTTCCTTTAATAAATACGGATTGATACAAACGGCTGGTCTGGAGCCCTTGTCCACAGAAAACAAAGGAATTTTAAAGCGTTTCAGCCAGGTCTTTGAACAAAATTACAATCGTTTTCTTGACCTTAAAAAAGCGGAAAAACAAGCGCGTGAGGCACAGATTGAAGCGGCGCTGGAAAAAGTTAGAGCTCGAACCATGGCTATGCAGTCAAGTCAAGAGCTCCAGGATGCGGCTAATTTATTGTTTTTGGAAGTACAAGGTTTAGGAATTAATGCATGGAGCGCCGGATATAATATTGTTAATGAACGTAAAACTCAAAGCGAGTGCTGGATGAGCAGCGAAGGGGAGTTGCAAGATCCTTTTCCTCTGTATTTTACTAAAGAGGCTTCATTTAAAGCCATGGGGAAATTCTTAAAAAGTGAGGATACTTTTTTTGTTCAGGAATTAAAGGGCAAGGCATTGGAGAGGCATTATAATTATATGAGATCTTTACCGGAACTAAAGGAGACCTTTCAGCACCTGGATGATGCTGGCCTTTCTTTGCCAACCTATCAGATCAATCATCTCTGTAAATTCAGCAAAGGCTTTTTATTGTTTATCACATATGAAAAAGACCCTGATGCCCATGAAATATTTAGGCGTTTTACCAATGTTTTTGAACAGACCTACACAAGGTTCCAGGATCTTCAAAAAGCGGAGAATCAGTCAAAAGAGGCACAGATAGAACTGGCCCTTGAAAGAGTCAGGGCGAGTACCATGGCAATGCATGAAAGTAAACAACTCGCTGAGACCGCACAGGTTTTGTTTGAGCAATTTGATCTCTTGGGAGTCATTCCTGATCGTATTAGTATTGCCATCTATAACGAGGACAAAAGATTGTTTGAATTATGGGCTACAGACCAAAACGGAATCCTTGTAGATCATGTACATGATTTTTCAATTGACGAACCTACTTGTATGTCTAAAACTTACAAGGCATGGAAAAAAGGGGAGGAGTCATTCGTGGTAGACCTTCAGGGAAAAGAATTAGAAGAATGGGTGCAATTTGTCAGAGAAGATACTCAGATGGAAATAGATGCATCTCAGTTCCGGGGAAGAAGGGTACAACATTCGGCCTTTTTCTCAAATGGCTACTTAATGTTGAGCTCTCATGAGCCAATTCCCGAGGAAATGATGAAACTATTGCTACGCTTTGCAAAAGTTTTTGAGCAAACCTACACACGTTTCCTTGATCTGCAAAAAGCCGAATTACAGGCACGGGAGGCTATTAAACATGCCTCAGTTGACAGGGTCAGGGCAGAAATTGCCTCTATGCGGACCACAAAGGATCTGAAAAGGATAACACCTTTGATCTGGAATGAATTAAATACTCTCAATGTTCCTTTTATCCGATGTGGCGTTTTTATCATGAACGAAGAAGAGCAAATGGTTCAAACGTATTTATCTACTCCTGACGGAAAGGCTATCGCCTCTTTCGATCTGCCATTTGATGATACAAAACCTCTTACTGAATTGTTACCTCACTGGAGGAAGAAAGAAATGTATACAGATTTTTGGGATGAATCAGCCTTTATTGAATCGACAAAAATTTTAATGAATCGAGGAGCTATATCATCCAAAGAAAATTATACCACAGAAAATCGACCTACAAACTTACATCTCCATTTCCTTCCTTTTCTGCAAGGGATGTTGTATGTGGGGAGTGAAGTACCTTTAAACAAGGATGAATTAAATTTGGCACATAACCTTGCAGACGCCTTTTCAACAGCCTATTCCCGATATGATGACTTTAAGAAACTCGAGTTGGCGAATAAAAAAATAGAAAAAACACTGGTCGATCTTAAACAAACACAAGCACAGTTGATTCAGTCCGAAAAAATGGCCTCTTTGGGTGAGTTGACTGCTGGAATTGCACATGAGATCCAAAATCCATTGAACTTTGTCAATAATTTCTCGGAGGTAAGTCATGAACTTTTGACTGAAATGATAGAGGAACTTGATAATGGAGATTTGGAAGAGGTTCGGGAAATCACGAAGGATATCGAGCAAAATCTGGAAAAGATAAATCATCATGGACATCGGGCCAGTGATATTGTGAAGGGAATGCTTCAGCATAGCAGGAGTAGCAGCGGAGAAAAGGAACTTATTGATATCAATGCCCTGGCTGATGAATATTTAAGGCTGGCTTATCACGGATTGAGAGCAAAGGACAAATCTTTTAATTCAAGAATGGAAACCGATTTAGAGGAAAATCTGGAGAAAATTAAAGTTGTTCCTCAGGAGATTGGCAGGGTAATTCTTAACCTGATCACCAATGCATTTCATACTGTTTCTGAGAAGAAAAAAGCATCTGCTGAACCATATGACCCAATCGTCAGAGTAAGCACTAAAAAGGTGGGTAAAGCTATTGAGATTGTTGTGAAAGACAATGGAAATGGGATACCAAAGAAAGTGCAGGATAAAATATTTCAACCCTTTTTTACGACGAAACCCACCGGACAGGGAACAGGTTTGGGCCTATCTTTAAGTTATGATATTGTGAAAGCTCACGGGGGAGAATTAACGGTTGAATCAAGCGAGAAAGAAGGAACTGAATTAAAAATAATTTTACCGATCTAA